In Arthrobacter sp. StoSoilB5, one genomic interval encodes:
- a CDS encoding SRPBCC domain-containing protein — MTDNRKFEIVADTELPGTPERVWQAVTKDTAAWMFPTDQWPDVKTVEEYPSHLVSRMDGPDGWFNQLEHVLEPVEGGRAKLHYVHSGIFADNWDEQYDGASKHTEFYLHTLGQYLQHFDGQPVVFTDIQAPASSQIPDGFVQLKKALGVEGVAAGTPFEVDVDGVGRLSGEVDFSNENFLGLRTSNALFRFFGRNAFGAPVGMTVHEFGGSGDSGKTAQAWGAFLEKVYA, encoded by the coding sequence ATGACTGACAACCGGAAATTTGAGATCGTGGCGGACACCGAACTGCCGGGCACTCCTGAGCGGGTGTGGCAAGCGGTCACCAAGGATACGGCGGCCTGGATGTTCCCCACGGACCAGTGGCCCGACGTGAAGACTGTAGAGGAATACCCCAGCCACCTTGTGTCGCGGATGGATGGTCCCGATGGCTGGTTCAACCAGTTGGAGCACGTCCTTGAGCCTGTAGAAGGTGGCCGCGCCAAGCTCCATTACGTCCACAGCGGCATCTTCGCCGACAACTGGGACGAGCAGTACGACGGCGCCAGCAAGCACACCGAGTTTTACCTGCACACGCTGGGCCAGTACCTGCAGCATTTCGATGGTCAGCCTGTGGTCTTCACGGATATCCAAGCGCCCGCTTCGTCGCAGATCCCCGACGGGTTTGTGCAGTTGAAAAAGGCTTTGGGTGTGGAAGGAGTAGCGGCCGGCACGCCCTTCGAGGTGGACGTCGACGGCGTGGGCCGGCTGAGCGGCGAGGTGGACTTCTCCAACGAGAACTTCCTGGGCTTGCGCACCTCCAATGCGCTGTTCCGATTCTTCGGCAGGAACGCATTTGGTGCACCGGTGGGCATGACCGTGCATGAATTCGGTGGCTCGGGGGACTCTGGGAAGACGGCGCAGGCGTGGGGTGCGTTCCTGGAGAAGGTGTACGCGTAG
- a CDS encoding TetR-like C-terminal domain-containing protein, whose protein sequence is MARPIVHDQHVQQRLLEVTAELVDREGPARVTLRDVAAAADTSTSAIYSLFGGKAQLLTAAVDDGFRSFGESQQDAAADGLLGLGRAYRVWALEHPALYRLMFSGALAAYVDCSPTPEVASASMRPLLEAVAAAQEAGRIRSDDPSIVAMAIWGQVHGLVSLELAGMNEPETDWAGIYEASLLAVARAWAP, encoded by the coding sequence ATGGCAAGACCCATCGTTCATGATCAGCACGTACAGCAGCGGCTGCTGGAAGTAACGGCCGAACTCGTAGACCGGGAAGGCCCCGCCCGGGTCACCCTGCGCGATGTTGCCGCGGCTGCAGACACCTCCACCTCGGCGATCTACTCGCTCTTCGGCGGAAAGGCGCAACTATTGACGGCCGCCGTCGACGACGGCTTCCGTTCCTTCGGAGAGTCGCAGCAGGACGCGGCCGCAGACGGACTCCTGGGCCTGGGCCGGGCCTACCGCGTCTGGGCTTTGGAGCATCCGGCCCTTTACCGGCTCATGTTCAGCGGCGCCTTGGCCGCTTACGTGGATTGCAGCCCGACGCCGGAAGTCGCCTCAGCCTCGATGCGCCCCTTGCTGGAGGCAGTAGCCGCAGCCCAGGAGGCCGGGAGGATCCGTTCCGATGACCCCTCGATTGTCGCAATGGCCATTTGGGGGCAGGTCCACGGGCTCGTCAGCCTGGAGTTGGCCGGGATGAACGAACCCGAAACGGACTGGGCCGGGATCTATGAAGCATCCCTTCTGGCAGTTGCCCGGGCCTGGGCCCCCTAG
- a CDS encoding helix-turn-helix domain-containing protein: MLDIEVIEDAAAAEASLDPIRTRLLRELAEPGSATQLAAKVGLPRQKVNYHLKALERHGLVELVEERRKGNVTERVFQATAASYLISPVALASVAPDPRHFADRFSAFWLLALASRTVQEMGKLIAGAAAAKKKLASFAIDGEITFRSAAERAAFAEELGVAVTQLVDKYHDGGATAVASGARKHRLVVVLHPALKVPSTEKAAEKEHGND, from the coding sequence ATGTTGGACATCGAAGTGATTGAGGATGCAGCCGCGGCAGAGGCCTCGTTGGACCCGATCCGTACGCGCCTGCTGCGTGAGCTTGCCGAGCCGGGCTCGGCCACTCAACTGGCCGCCAAGGTGGGGCTGCCCCGGCAGAAGGTCAACTATCACCTCAAAGCCCTTGAGCGGCATGGTTTGGTGGAACTTGTGGAAGAGCGCCGGAAAGGCAACGTCACCGAGCGCGTTTTCCAGGCGACGGCGGCCTCGTACCTGATCTCGCCTGTCGCCTTGGCTTCCGTGGCGCCGGATCCGCGGCATTTCGCCGACAGGTTCTCCGCCTTCTGGCTCTTGGCGCTGGCGTCCCGCACTGTGCAGGAAATGGGGAAGCTCATTGCCGGTGCGGCCGCAGCCAAGAAGAAGCTCGCAAGCTTCGCGATCGACGGCGAAATTACCTTCCGCTCAGCCGCAGAACGTGCCGCCTTCGCGGAAGAGCTTGGGGTGGCGGTGACCCAACTTGTCGATAAGTACCACGACGGCGGTGCTACCGCAGTGGCGAGCGGCGCACGCAAGCACCGGCTCGTCGTCGTACTTCACCCCGCACTTAAAGTCCCGTCAACGGAAAAAGCAGCAGAAAAGGAACACGGCAATGACTGA